A stretch of the Streptomyces ortus genome encodes the following:
- a CDS encoding non-ribosomal peptide synthetase translates to MKPPKPLPTPAKGSALAEVWPLSPLQQGMLFHSSYDDEGPDVYGLQCVLGVDGPLDTELFRACWEALIERHAVLRASFQRRRSGEAVQLISRSVVLPWSDVDLSDLGEDEALTRFERLAREERDDRMNPASPPLLRLLLARLGEARHRLVVTTHHILLDGWSMPVLLDELEVVYTAGGDIRVLPPVTSYRDYLSWLGRQDRETARAAWREELAGAEEPTLVAPQAAGGAEVSVLPRDLVLDLPEATTTRLREMARGQNLTLNSVVQGAWAMVLSRLTGRNDVVFGATVSGRSADLPGAESMVGLMINTLPVRVPLTGGQPVLDMLADLQARQSSLMPHQHLSLSEIQGLAGPGATFDTLVVYENYPIPPEGASAPGTISFTRMDAHEATNFPLTVGIVPDVGLRIVMTHRPDLFDEEAAGRVAGWLTRVLEQVADEPTLRVGDIDLLDEPERSVVVEEWNATARDQVPDTVLERFRGWVVSTPDTAALWFSDRPLSYGELDVRSGALARGLVSRGVGRESRVGLCLPRGVEMVVAMLAVWKAGGAYVPLDPEYPSDRLLFMVADSGAELVLVTEETADRLSADVETALVGGLGTGSGELPDVTFDQLAYVIYTSGSTGRPKGVAVEHAAVANLASAMGPVLGVGPGLTALQFASFSFDAAVLDVAVTLAAGGTLAIATSEERQDGSALAAMIDFNGVDSASVVPSLLGALEPTSVSGVRNWVLGADRLEAGLAARWREGARVWNTYGPTEATVISTAVLLEEGITGEDVPPAIGRPLPNVRTYVLDGFLRPVPVGVTGELYIAGVGLARGYIGRSDLTAERFVACPFGDGTGRMYRTGDVARWTSDGQLEFVGRADAQVKIRGFRVELGEVEAVLAAHARVERAVVLARDGRLIGYAVGDADAETLRAFAATRLPEYMVPSAVVVLDAFPLTVNGKVDRSALPTPEAAVSAGRAPETPAEQVFCTLFAEVLGLEAVGVGDGFFELGGDSIMSMQLASRARAAGWAVTPRQVFEEKTPERLAQVAVAVSGGGAGQRAETGVGEVPWTPAMRSMGAHALRGEFAQWTVIGAPAGLGVDVLVSGVEALLWTHGMLRARTGSDLRTLRVPEAGEIDASGLVLRVAAIGAAEGEVDRVAVDAARPAVARLDPAAGVMVQVVWVDAGPDRMGRIVLAAHHLAVDGVSWRVLAQDLGTACEAAAVGRRPVLEPAPTSFRSWARQLEQSAKDPRRVEELAKWVELVGAAGEPLIGRRALDPTVDTVESLRRCSWSVPVDECTGLVGTVPGVFHCGLHEVLLATLAGAVAAWRPGFAAGPGGFLVEVEGHGREPLSEGMDLSRTVGWFTAAYPVRLDASGVDLTEAAEGGAAAGVLVKRVKEQVRAVPGDGLGHGLLRHLNPETAPVLAGLPVPQVGFNYLGRFATAGGAGTSSVEPWQSAGDTAVGGAADPGMPVLHALDVGAVVADTASGPELTLTLSWPAALLDETDVQELGQAWLGLLKSLAAHAADPSAGGHTPSDFALLDLDQDEVDDLQAEFADDSL, encoded by the coding sequence GTGAAGCCCCCGAAACCCCTCCCGACGCCCGCCAAGGGATCCGCGCTCGCGGAAGTGTGGCCGCTCTCGCCCCTCCAGCAAGGGATGCTCTTCCACTCCTCGTACGACGACGAGGGACCGGATGTCTACGGCCTCCAGTGCGTCCTCGGCGTAGACGGCCCCCTGGACACCGAGCTCTTCCGCGCGTGCTGGGAGGCGCTGATCGAGCGCCATGCCGTCCTGCGCGCCAGTTTCCAACGGCGCAGGTCCGGCGAAGCGGTGCAGCTGATCTCACGGAGTGTGGTGCTTCCTTGGAGCGACGTCGACCTGTCGGACCTCGGCGAGGACGAGGCCCTGACCCGGTTCGAGCGGCTGGCCCGCGAGGAGCGGGACGACAGGATGAACCCCGCCTCGCCGCCCCTGCTCCGGCTGCTGCTGGCCCGGCTCGGGGAAGCCCGCCACCGCCTTGTCGTGACGACCCATCACATCCTGCTTGACGGCTGGTCGATGCCGGTGCTCCTCGACGAACTGGAGGTGGTCTACACGGCGGGTGGAGACATCCGCGTGCTGCCCCCGGTCACCTCGTACCGCGACTACCTGTCGTGGCTCGGCCGGCAGGACCGCGAGACGGCGCGTGCCGCGTGGCGGGAGGAACTGGCCGGGGCGGAGGAACCGACCCTCGTCGCACCCCAGGCGGCAGGCGGGGCCGAGGTCTCAGTGCTGCCGCGGGACCTCGTCCTCGATCTCCCCGAGGCGACCACTACGCGACTGAGGGAGATGGCCCGCGGCCAAAACCTCACGCTGAACTCGGTCGTGCAGGGCGCGTGGGCAATGGTCCTGTCCCGATTGACCGGACGGAACGACGTGGTGTTCGGCGCGACGGTCTCGGGGCGGTCGGCGGATCTGCCCGGCGCCGAGTCCATGGTCGGCCTGATGATCAACACGCTGCCGGTACGGGTGCCGCTGACCGGCGGACAGCCGGTGCTGGACATGCTCGCGGACCTGCAGGCGCGGCAGTCGTCACTGATGCCGCACCAGCATCTGAGCCTGAGCGAGATACAGGGGCTGGCCGGGCCGGGAGCTACGTTCGACACCCTCGTGGTCTACGAGAACTACCCGATCCCGCCCGAGGGGGCGTCCGCGCCCGGCACCATCTCCTTCACCCGCATGGATGCGCACGAGGCTACCAACTTCCCGCTGACCGTCGGCATCGTCCCCGACGTCGGCCTCCGGATCGTGATGACACATCGGCCGGACCTCTTCGACGAGGAGGCGGCGGGCCGCGTCGCCGGATGGCTGACACGAGTGCTGGAACAGGTCGCGGACGAGCCGACGCTCCGGGTGGGCGACATCGACCTCCTCGACGAGCCCGAGCGATCCGTGGTCGTGGAGGAGTGGAACGCCACAGCGCGGGACCAGGTTCCCGACACGGTGTTGGAACGGTTCCGCGGTTGGGTCGTGAGCACGCCGGACACGGCGGCGTTGTGGTTCAGCGACCGACCGCTGTCCTACGGAGAGTTGGATGTGCGGTCGGGTGCGCTGGCCCGGGGGCTGGTCTCCCGTGGTGTGGGGCGTGAGTCGCGGGTGGGTTTGTGTCTGCCGCGTGGGGTCGAGATGGTCGTGGCGATGTTGGCGGTGTGGAAGGCGGGTGGTGCGTACGTTCCGTTGGATCCGGAGTATCCGTCCGACCGGTTGTTGTTCATGGTGGCCGACAGTGGTGCCGAACTGGTGCTGGTGACGGAGGAGACTGCGGACCGGTTGTCGGCGGACGTCGAGACGGCTCTGGTGGGCGGGTTGGGGACCGGTTCGGGTGAGCTGCCGGACGTCACGTTCGATCAACTGGCGTACGTCATCTACACGTCAGGGTCGACGGGTCGTCCGAAGGGTGTGGCGGTGGAGCACGCTGCTGTGGCCAACCTCGCCTCGGCGATGGGTCCCGTCCTCGGTGTGGGACCTGGGCTCACGGCGTTGCAGTTCGCGTCGTTCAGCTTCGACGCGGCGGTGCTGGACGTGGCCGTGACCCTCGCCGCCGGGGGCACCTTGGCGATCGCCACGTCCGAAGAGAGGCAGGACGGCTCTGCCCTCGCCGCGATGATCGACTTCAACGGTGTCGACAGCGCGAGTGTGGTGCCGTCGTTACTGGGGGCCCTGGAGCCGACGTCGGTTTCGGGGGTGCGGAACTGGGTGCTGGGCGCGGACAGGCTGGAGGCCGGTCTGGCGGCGAGGTGGCGTGAGGGTGCTCGCGTGTGGAACACCTACGGCCCGACGGAGGCCACCGTCATCAGTACCGCGGTCCTGTTGGAGGAGGGCATCACGGGTGAGGACGTGCCGCCGGCGATCGGACGTCCGCTGCCGAATGTTCGTACCTATGTGCTGGATGGGTTCCTGCGGCCTGTTCCGGTGGGTGTGACCGGGGAGTTGTACATCGCGGGGGTGGGTCTGGCCCGTGGTTATATCGGCCGCTCCGATCTGACGGCTGAGCGGTTCGTGGCTTGTCCTTTCGGTGACGGTACGGGGCGGATGTATCGCACCGGTGACGTGGCGCGCTGGACGTCGGACGGGCAGTTGGAGTTCGTGGGGCGTGCCGACGCGCAGGTGAAGATCCGCGGGTTCCGGGTCGAACTCGGCGAGGTCGAGGCGGTGTTGGCCGCCCATGCGCGGGTTGAGCGGGCCGTGGTGCTGGCGCGCGACGGACGACTGATCGGATACGCCGTCGGGGACGCGGACGCCGAGACGCTGCGGGCCTTCGCCGCCACCCGCCTCCCTGAGTACATGGTCCCGTCGGCGGTCGTCGTACTCGACGCGTTCCCGCTCACCGTCAACGGCAAGGTCGACCGCTCCGCCCTGCCGACGCCGGAGGCTGCGGTGAGTGCCGGTCGAGCTCCGGAGACGCCTGCTGAGCAGGTGTTCTGCACCCTGTTCGCCGAGGTGTTGGGATTGGAGGCGGTCGGGGTCGGGGACGGGTTCTTCGAGCTGGGCGGCGATTCGATCATGTCGATGCAGCTCGCTTCCCGGGCCCGTGCCGCGGGGTGGGCCGTTACGCCGCGGCAGGTGTTCGAGGAGAAGACACCGGAACGGTTGGCACAGGTGGCGGTCGCGGTGTCCGGTGGAGGGGCTGGGCAGAGGGCGGAGACGGGCGTAGGTGAGGTGCCGTGGACCCCGGCGATGCGGTCGATGGGCGCGCACGCGCTGCGGGGCGAGTTCGCGCAGTGGACGGTGATCGGTGCCCCGGCCGGGCTGGGTGTGGATGTGCTGGTGTCAGGCGTGGAGGCGCTGCTCTGGACGCACGGGATGCTGCGGGCCCGGACCGGGAGCGACCTTCGGACGCTGAGGGTTCCGGAGGCAGGCGAGATCGACGCCTCCGGTCTGGTGCTCCGGGTGGCTGCCATAGGGGCCGCTGAGGGTGAGGTGGACCGGGTGGCGGTGGACGCCGCTCGGCCCGCGGTGGCGCGGCTGGATCCGGCAGCCGGGGTGATGGTGCAGGTGGTGTGGGTGGACGCCGGGCCGGACAGGATGGGCCGGATTGTGCTGGCGGCTCATCACCTGGCGGTCGACGGGGTGTCGTGGCGCGTTCTGGCGCAGGACCTGGGAACCGCGTGCGAGGCGGCGGCCGTCGGCCGGCGACCGGTCCTCGAACCGGCGCCGACGTCCTTCCGCTCCTGGGCCCGGCAGTTGGAGCAGTCGGCAAAGGACCCGCGGCGGGTCGAGGAGCTGGCGAAGTGGGTTGAGCTGGTGGGCGCCGCCGGTGAGCCGCTGATCGGCCGCCGCGCGCTGGATCCGACCGTCGACACGGTCGAGTCCTTGCGGCGTTGTTCCTGGTCGGTTCCGGTGGATGAGTGCACGGGGCTCGTCGGTACGGTGCCGGGGGTGTTCCACTGCGGTCTGCACGAGGTGTTGCTGGCGACGCTGGCCGGTGCGGTGGCCGCGTGGCGGCCGGGCTTCGCGGCCGGGCCGGGTGGGTTCCTCGTGGAGGTCGAGGGGCATGGCCGGGAGCCGTTGTCGGAGGGCATGGATCTGTCGCGGACGGTGGGCTGGTTCACCGCCGCCTATCCGGTCCGCCTGGATGCCTCCGGAGTGGACCTGACGGAGGCTGCGGAAGGTGGCGCGGCGGCTGGTGTGCTGGTCAAGCGGGTGAAAGAGCAGGTGCGGGCGGTGCCCGGGGACGGGCTGGGCCATGGCCTGTTGCGTCACCTGAATCCGGAGACGGCGCCGGTGTTGGCGGGTCTGCCGGTGCCGCAGGTCGGGTTCAACTATCTGGGCCGGTTCGCGACCGCCGGTGGTGCCGGAACGAGTTCGGTCGAGCCGTGGCAGTCGGCCGGAGACACGGCCGTCGGTGGCGCCGCCGATCCGGGGATGCCGGTGCTGCATGCGCTCGACGTGGGTGCCGTGGTGGCGGACACCGCGAGTGGCCCGGAGCTGACGCTCACCCTGAGCTGGCCCGCGGCGCTCCTGGACGAGACCGACGTACAAGAGCTGGGGCAGGCCTGGCTCGGGCTGCTGAAGAGCCTCGCCGCGCACGCCGCCGACCCGTCCGCCGGCGGCCACACGCCCTCCGACTTCGCCCTCCTCGATCTCGACCAGGACGAAGTTGACGACCTGCAGGCCGAGTTCGCCGACGACAGCCTCTGA